In Daphnia pulicaria isolate SC F1-1A chromosome 5, SC_F0-13Bv2, whole genome shotgun sequence, a single genomic region encodes these proteins:
- the LOC124341028 gene encoding uncharacterized protein LOC124341028, with protein MSPTVPTTTDSRNDEDNDDDPSWILLRQMDVLHRRVALSNVEPTPGVDQSTGRQQHQDRQVHLGWSCSSSLQQDPVVEEMAAAYAGLVTVLGNKGKEAESGDCWLMSHQQSSSSGLKGTTDDGGGVGNQDEAIKTADFWIHQLRSVLHETRSNLNLIVAFHQRQLQQQQQAKQPATTPAAAQLEPSRAIIRSSQSDVAVQTDLTNNQEQETGQTAAAAQTKSNYYRKSVRRASDDHVAAGSLIGQLSSPPPPLHNPASAKAASSKSRSKVLPESLEAGVGGCHFIRAGNSCCALSAHSCRFHSCSCCCRATNRQILSKRPSDSSRTKRTRSRKRLDEDDKESWANRHDNTAAILLLNEAWQLAGLHTRQRMSILSRHYRILWKRYRRLRRKHDQLRRIFQRTRRRTLYVQLQLQILLESIGSQVDDVASDWVERLKGLLTLQADGLMGAPPSSSSPDVSYSPLAKDSTGRQQRRQQQFRANDENYSFSLYRWYSSLSLKLSWLQTSHGTVMENLLLWIPRT; from the exons ATGTCGCCGACCGTGCCGACGACGACCGACTCGCGTAATGACGAGGATAACGACGACGATCCTAGCTGGATTTTACTACGTCAGATGGACGTTCTCCATCGTCGTGTTGCCTTGTCGAATGTGGAGCCGACGCCAGGAGTTGACCAATCAACAGGGCGGCAACAACATCAGGATCGACAAGTTCACCTTGGCTggagctgcagcagcagcctacAGCAGGATCCTGTCGTCGAAGAGATGGCGGCTGCCTACGCCGGCCTCGTGACGGTCCTGGGCAACAAAGGAAAAGAAGCCGAGAGCGGAGATTGTTGGTTAATGAGCCATCAGCAAAGCTCGTCATCAGGACTGAAAGGGACGACGGATGACGGTGGCGGCGTTGGCAACCAAGACGAGGCGATTAAGACGGCCGACTTTTGGATCCATCAGCTCCGTTCCGTTTTGCACGAAACGCGCTCCAATCTCAATCTCATTGTCGCCTTTCATCAACGTcaactgcaacaacaacaacaggccaaacaaccagcaacaacaccaGCTG CGGCGCAGCTGGAACCATCAAGAGCGATAATCCGATCCAGCCAGTCTGACGTGGCAGTTCAAACCGACTTGACGAACAATCAGGAGCAGGAGACGGGCCAAACTGCTGCCGCCGCTCAGACGAAATCGAATTATTATCGGAAATCAGTTAGACGGGCAAGTGATGATCACGTAGCCGCCGGCTCTTTAATCGGGCAACTGTcatcgccgccgccgccgcttcaCAATCCAGCGAGTGCCAAGGCAGCCTCATCCAAGAGCAGGAGCAAAGTGTTGCCGGAATCTTTGGAAGCCGGCGTCGGCGGATGTCATTTCATCCGGGCTGGCAACAGCTGTTGCGCATTGTCCGCCCACTCTTGCCGTTTTCATTCATGCAGCTGCTGTTGCCGGGCGACGAATAGGCAAATCTTATCCAAACGGCCGTCGGATTCGAGTCGAACCAAGAGAACAAGGAGCCGGAAGAGACTGGACGAAGATGACAAAGAATCCTGGGCGAATCGTCACGACAACACGGCGGCGATTTTGCTATTGAACGAGGCCTGGCAGCTGGCCGGATTGCACACTCGCCAACGGATGTCCATTCTCAGTCGCCACTACCGAATTCTTTGGAAAAGATATCGGAGACTACGCCGGAAGCATGACCAATTGCGCCGCATCTTCCAGCGCACCCGCCGTCGCACACTTTACGTCCAGCTCCAACTCCAG ATTCTGCTGGAATCGATCGGAAGTCAAGTGGACGACGTGGCCTCTGACTGGGTTGAGCGTTTGAAAGGATTGCTGACGCTCCAGGCTGATGGACTGATGGGAGCACCACCTTCGTCCTCCTCTCCGGATGTTTCTTATTCGCCCCTCGCCAAGGATTCGACCGGACGGCAGCAGAGACGACAGCAGCAGTTTAGAGCCAACGATGAGAATTATTCCTTCAGTCTGTACCGATGGTACTCGTCCTTGTCCCTCAAACTCAGCTGGCTGCAGACGTCGCACGGGACCGTCATGGAAAATCTGCTCCTGTGGATCCCTCGCACGTGA
- the LOC124341030 gene encoding E3 ubiquitin-protein ligase siah-1-like produces MKRYSDNMSPGRWKRICPPAHDSDSDSSSSDSDGNINSFYRRLYSYGGQNCNQCGFPNLVCSCNLRHSLAVATSSRQPMILIDPIEPNERVAGPTGANGSSHASTSSNSSSSNSSFQPTLNSGATSTGNDNEIPSVSFRASTSIEQFTLSRQNPESSFPYTGNRRRLEMYSDLEETANPIFQPPKLHNFSRSNRLKDTTESQTSIEVTASDATAMEASASTSSTDREANKDLDEFNSRLLSLIECPVCLEPICPPVHQCRRGHLVCGKCKSQLHQCPTCRDRLSEMRNFAVERIAQLLKYPCQNAGLGCPVSILLSGKNTHESTCPFRHYQCLFRTCSWAGFQQEMVPHLRSTHPLRFLEGSRQEIDVELNSPTLFYTDWALSCFGRIFRLNVFHHIPNSMFYVSAYLAGGCGEGTPRSAGLPSASRVHSESDYTYTVTVNGTLGRRVSFTRQMHTESTRTSQLCHSEDCFSIRGDKLQNYTRDRGSKLRLYVQLEQLADPTTTNSSQETNPIVSN; encoded by the exons ATGAAAAGATATTCTGATAATATGAGTCCTGGTCGTTGGAAACGAATCTGTCCACCTGCCCACGATTCCGATAGTGATAGCAGCTCATCAGACTCTGACGGAAACATAAATTCTT tttacAGAAGACTGTATAGCTACGGGGGCCAAAACTGCAACCAGTGTGGGTTTCCCAATCTGGTCTGCTCTTGCAATTTGAGACACAGCCTCGCTGTCGCTACTAGTTCCAGACAGCCGATGATTTTGATTGATCCTATTGAGCCCAATGAGAGAGTTGCTGGTCCAACTGGAGCCAATGGAAGCAGTCAtgccagcaccagcagcaatagtagcagcagcaacagcagtttCCAGCCAACTCTGAACAGTGGAGCAACATCAACTGGAAATGACAATGAAATCCCTTCGGTTTCCTTCCGGGCGTCTACCAGCATCGAGCAATTCACTCTGTCACGTCAGAACCCGGAATCTTCATTTCCCTATACTGGCAATAGGCGACGACTGGAAATGTATTCAGACCTAGAGGAAACGGCGAACCCAATATTCCAGCCACCGAAACTTCATAATTTCTCTCGCAGCAATCGACTTAAAGATACAACTGAAAGTCAGACGTCTATTGAAGTGACAGCATCTGATGCCACGGCTATGGAAGCCTCAGCTTCCACATCGTCCACCGATCGAGAAGCCAACAAGGACTTGGACGAGTTTAATAGCAGACTCTTGAGCTTGATCGAATGCCCCGTCTGCTTGGAACCCATTTGCCCTCCCGTTCATCAATGTCGTCGAGGACATTTG GTCTGCGGGAAATGCAAGAGCCAATTACACCAATGCCCCACGTGTCGTGACAGGTTGTCAGAAATGAGAAACTTTGCCGTGGAGAGGATAGCACAGCTGCTCAAGTACCCTTGCCAGAACGCTGGACTGGGATGTCCAGTTTCGATTTTGTTGTCGGGCAAAAACACCCACGAGTCGACCTGCCCTTTCCGTCACTACCAGTGTCTCTTCCGTACGTGTTCGTGGGCTGGTTTCCAGCAGGAGATGGTGCCCCACTTGCGATCGACGCATCCGCTCCGCTTCTTGGAAGGTAGTCGCCAGGAAATCGACGTCGAACTCAATTCGCCAACCCTGTTCTACACGGACTGGGCCCTCTCCTGTTTCGGACGAATTTTTCGCCTCAACGTTTTTCATCACATCCCCAACTCGATGTTTTACGTCTCGGCTTATTTGGCGGGAGGTTGTGGAGAAGGCACTCCGAGATCGGCAGGCCTTCCGTCCGCTTCCAGAGTTCACTCCGAGTCCGATTACACTTACACGGTGACGGTGAACGGAACGCTGGGTCGACGGGTTTCCTTCACTCGTCAGATGCACACTGAATCGACAAGGACTAGCCAGCTGTGCCACTCTGAAGATTGTTTCAGCATTCGCGGCGACAAGTTGCAAAATTACACTCGAGACAGGGGCAGCAAATTGCGTCTGTACGTTCAGCTGGAACAACTGGCCGATCCTACAACTACCAACAGCTCTCAAGAAACGAATCCAATAGTCTCCAACTAG
- the LOC124341327 gene encoding serine/threonine/tyrosine-interacting protein B-like, with product MEVQTNSHDILSASSITADFQEPNDWTYSMRREMQEIVKGLFLGPYSVAVRSKENYLETHGITHIVCVRQDIESHMIKTHFVDKFQYLVVNVKDSVTENIIQHFQKVKNFLDSCFSAGGKALVHGNAGISRSAAIVLGFLMQKYCLDYREAFSLVQQRRFCINPNEGFVQQLKEYEPIYKANWSVTNNGQCSREQSTWKRKRDSIENDDAMDE from the exons ATGGAAGTTCAGACAAATAGTCACGACATCCTTTCGGCCTCGTCGATAACGGCTGATTTCCAAGAACCTAACGATTGGACATATTCGATGAGGAGGGAAATGCAAGAAATTGTCAAAGGATTGTTCCTTGGGCCCTACTCGGTTGCAGTTCGATCCAAA GAGAACTATCTTGAGACTCACGGAATCACTCATATTGTTTGTGTTAGACAAGACATTGAATCTCACATGATCAAAACACATTTTGTTGATAAATTCCA ATACCTGGTTGTCAACGTGAAAGATTCAGTCACAGAAAATATCATTCAGCACttccaaaaagttaaaaatttcttggatAGTTGTTTTTCTGCAGGAGGCAAAGCTCTTGTTCATGGTAATGCTGGCATATCTCGAAGTGCTGCAATTGTTCTGGGCTTTCTTATGCAAAAATACTGTCTCGATTACAG aGAGGCTTTCAGTTTAGTGCAACAGAGAAGGTTTTGCATTAATCCCAATGAAG GATTTGTTCAACAGTTAAAGGAATATGAACCTATCTACAAAGCAAACTGGAGTGTAACAAACAATGGTCAGTGCTCAAGGGAGCAAAGCACTTGGAAACGGAAGCGAGACAGTATCGAAAATGACGATGCTATGGACGAGTGA
- the LOC124341108 gene encoding mitochondrial import inner membrane translocase subunit TIM50-C-like: MAASRYVTSFVKLSQISGTKLTCGNFHRLVTIPQNVLCQPKQISNILLATRHLQFRCYSQKSDSSNETQTTTTANKPAAASPILGSFQGMGIAGEVLKSQNETEGKLKSSPPGQQQQNNSEEDEEAKKKKEAEASWRTMKYTLIFFGVTLSGLSGYIVGTWGAPERDEEGNVIEDQFSSKPLALQYILRSWNAIMNYSQMIRDPSRDKLLPDPLKEPYYQPPYTLILEMTGVLVHPDWTYQTGWRFKKRPGIDFFLAQVGPPAFEVVVYTAEQAFTAFPILDALDPNGYIMYRLFRDATRYVDGHHVKDLDCINRDPSKVIVLDWNTQSVKSHPRNALRIKEWKGNDDDRTLVDLALLLKTIATSEVQDVREVLDFYNQFDDPIEAFRENQRKLQEQQELMERMNQEKQILPATSVARGLFGRRF, translated from the exons atgGCTGCCTCCAGATATGTCACGAGTTTCGTAAAGTTATCTCAAATTAGTGGTACAAAATTAACTTGTGGAAATTTTCACAGACTAGTGACAATTCCCCAAAATGTGCTGTGTCAACCAAAACAAATAAGTAACATTCTCTTGGCTACCAGGCACTTACAGTTTAGGTGTTACAGCCAAAAGTCCGACAGCAGCAACGAGacacagacgacgacgacggcgaatAAACCGGCTGCAGCTAGTCCAATATTAGGTTCATTTCAAGGTATGGGAATTGCAGGAGAGGTTTTAAAGTCGCAAAATGAAACCGAAGGAAAGCTGAAGTCTTCTCCACctggccaacaacaacaaaacaacagtgaagaagatgaagaagccaaaaagaaaaaggaagcagAGGCTAGTTGGAGAACTATGAAATACACACTTATTTTCTTTGGAGTAACACTAAGCGGCCTAAGTGGTTACATTGTTGGCACCTGGGGAGCACCAGAGAGAGATGAGGAGGGCAATGTGATAGAAGACCAATTCAGCTCAAAACCTCTGGCACTACAATATATCCTCAGGTCATGGAATGCCATAATGAATTATAGTCAA ATGATTAGAGACCCTTCAAGAGATAAACTTTTACCTGATCCTCTGAAAGAGCCATATTATCAGCCTCCTTACACCTTAATCTTGGAAATGACTGGTGTTCTAGTCCACCCAGATTGGACA TATCAAACTGGTTGGAGGTTTAAGAAGAGGCCAGGAATAGATTTCTTTTTGGCACAAGTGGGTCCACCCGCATTTGAAGTGGTTGTCTACACGGCTGAACAAGCCTTT ACGGCCTTCCCCATATTAGACGCCTTGGATCCCAACGGTTACATCATGTATCGACTCTTCCGCGACGCTACTCGGTACGTTGATGGTCATCACGTGAAAGATCTTGACTGCATCAATCGCGATCCATCAAAAGTGATTGTCCTCGATTGGAACACCCAGTCAGTCAAATCGCATCCTCGTAATGCACTAAGAATTAAAGAATGGAAGGGTAACGATGATGACAGGACCCTTGTCGACTTGGCTCTACTATTGAAAA CAATTGCTACGTCAGAAGTCCAAGATGTGCGAGAAGTGCTGGATTTCTACAACCAATTCGACGATCCTATCGAAGCATTTCGGGAAAATCAACGTAAACTTCAA GAACAACAGGAACTGATGGAACGAATGAATCAAGAGAAACAAATTCTACCAGCTACATCTGTTGCCCGTGGTCTATTTGGTCGGCGATTTTGA